AGGAAGGTTTATAATTTGGTTTGAGTGGATGACAAGTTTTGTCAAGGCACTGAGGCCTCCAATAGTGGGTGGCAGAGCCATGATTTGGTTCTCTGATAAATCAAATTCAGTGACAGTCGATAATTTCCCAATTGATAAAGGAAGCCACTCCACCTTATCCATCAACTTTCCTTTAAGATCAAGAGCTACTGCTCCACTTTTAGCAGAGTTTTCTATAAGGGATGCCACCTTCATTAGACTCAATTTCTCAGACTCTACACCACCTATAAATACACCCAGAACAACATCAAGACCATTGAATTAATTTCAACTATCCTAATAATCCATATGGGCCTAGTTTCCAGAGGAAACAACTATTTGCaattataaaacaaatcataaaGATGGATTACTAGATAACTATGAACTCGACTGACTGTAAGGTTAATAGAACAATTAAGCTTTCGACCAAAATTTAAGTCATTTAAATTTTCCTACCACATTTTTAGCTTCACAACAACATAAAACcaggaaaaataattatttttcataaaacaacACAGAATGCAGGAAAAGAACaaattaccaaaaacaaaaaaagaagtcatctatataaacaattttgccttttaaatctaaaataaaacccaaaacagTAACTTTTTTCGTGATGAAATTGACATCAAACAAATATGGGTTCTATATTAAGCCTTTCATTAATTGTTTCGATTACAGGATTCAACAGTACATGCATAATTTCATAAAACTAACtaaattcacaaaataaatgagaaatatATACTAACCTGCTCccgaagagaaaagagaagccTTTGACGAAGAACTCCTAGCCAAACCCTTCAAAGTTGTTCCCTTTGATTCTTCATGTTCCTTTTTCTTCAACAACGTCTCATCACAGATAACAATTTCTCCCCCAAATTTCTCAACTGGGTGACTCAGAACAACATGTTCCTGATTCTGGGTATCACCAGAAACCAACCCAGATGCTCTCTGAATGAGATCATCAAAGGTCTGAAACATCTTGTCATGCTCAACCAAGTGAAGAGCCTCTTTCCTCTGTTCATGGCTCTGGAACAAGACCATGGTTCTCCTCACTTGCTGCAGTATAGAGAAGAGTTCCTCAGGAACACCTTGGGGAGAAGACTCTTGCTTTGAGATTTCCTCAAGCTTCATCTCCTCCTCAGTGTTCACAGTTTTGAGCACAGACATTGCAGCCTCAACCTCTTCAATGGATGGTCTTGGTGGCAGTGATCTGTAGGTTCTCATGATTTCTTCTACAGATTCTACAAAGGCAGGTGATGGAGGGTCTTGCTTTGGTATTACAGCCATGGCGATGGTGGCTTGGAATTTTGGAAGAGAAGACTGAGAAAGAAGACAACCTTTGGTTTTGAAAACTGTCTGTGGGCTGTCTCTACCTTTggttcttataaataaataaataaataaataagggaagaaaaaaaaaaaatttcctctttttttttatatcaatctcgtattcttattattattattattattatttttttgagagtcaTCAATCTCGTATTCTTATGTTTAAATTAAATTGTATATGTATAGAAGGACTAATAAAATTTACTGTATTACCACCACCTCATGTAGGCGAGTTGGTACCCGGGTTGTATAGAGACTGATTACTTGGGTTCAAGCTCCCGCatttacctagcaaaaaaaaaaaatactgtattttttttattaaactcttatatttattattgaacATCATTTTTAAATATCTTCATTTTTGCTCTACAAAATAATAGAAGTTAgaaactttaataaaaaaaattaataaaataaattttcttagtCCTTCTATATTAAGcagaaaacaaattcaatcttctcatactaaaaaataaaataaaataagtaatattttCAACACccttgtaataaaattttaaaaatatagtaaGTTTAAGTAACTTAACttataaagtatttttttatggtctaatgaaaattttaaatttaaacctcgtctagataaaaaaaaaatggtcttatttt
The sequence above is drawn from the Quercus lobata isolate SW786 chromosome 12, ValleyOak3.0 Primary Assembly, whole genome shotgun sequence genome and encodes:
- the LOC115970765 gene encoding plant intracellular Ras-group-related LRR protein 5-like, whose amino-acid sequence is MAVIPKQDPPSPAFVESVEEIMRTYRSLPPRPSIEEVEAAMSVLKTVNTEEEMKLEEISKQESSPQGVPEELFSILQQVRRTMVLFQSHEQRKEALHLVEHDKMFQTFDDLIQRASGLVSGDTQNQEHVVLSHPVEKFGGEIVICDETLLKKKEHEESKGTTLKGLARSSSSKASLFSSGAGGVESEKLSLMKVASLIENSAKSGAVALDLKGKLMDKVEWLPLSIGKLSTVTEFDLSENQIMALPPTIGGLSALTKLVIHSNQIINLPDSFGELINLTDLDLHANRLKSLPASFGNLINLINLDLASNDFTHLPETIGSLTRLMRLNVETNQLEELPYTIGSCSSLVELRLDFNQLRALPEVIGNLEYLEILTLHYNRVKKFPTTMGNFSNLKELDVSFNELESIPENLCFAVSLKKLNVGNNFADLRALPRAIGNLEMLEELYISYNQIRILPDSFMSLSKLRVFHANETPLEVPPRHVTKLGAQAVVQYMADFVAKRDAKSLPSKKKKGFWSWICSMFRPHQSNSTKNK